In Leuconostoc kimchii IMSNU 11154, one genomic interval encodes:
- a CDS encoding Xaa-Pro dipeptidyl-peptidase yields MTKIHQFAKQSVDKSTEIAELSAVGFYDDSWRKATLLRHLLYHALPEYHSLSSKNMWLDEHLATPSTSILTFITDKQALTKTIFYTIASQLLGYDTELTDNAYDGQQVFKSVGWETTDVSDIYHAWYLLLNTHTKNGLLFIDELASHGYFKTTNQRIYFNGKSMATYDTTHLVQETVWVETSVDSDLDGQLDLIQVDIQRPDTTEKLPALFTASPYYQGMMLKENDAKVHHVNVPLVRKVPKQVARDVVTYQVDETVNRPFAREIRGVASAATKTFTTLSGHAWDLNNYFLSRGFAVAYASGIGTRHSDGMQDTGSPDQVESMKNVVEWLAGNRVAFTDRTSQIAIKADWSNHKIAMTGRSYLGTLATAVAATGVAGLETVIAEASISDWYQYYRDNGLVIAPGGFPGEDMDVLAELVYSRMKDPADWTRTQKQWQQFQTKTKNLQDRENGNYNIFWDARNYLNRSHHIKTDIVLVHGLNDWNVKPRQVYRLWQALRGNGYNNKLILHQGQHININNNRSLDFADQMNLWLVTKLLGQPSQVSTQLPNVIWQDNTQSQSWHGFNEWGTTINTRTYHLAAGQLVKHATNGEVSFTDQLSHELFEQSAKYFSRWRDKTLRQSSDLSKTQQHFKTPKLVDDQFIDGEVTLTLRVKSSQNIGLISAMLLDYGADDYLKSQPTNQGVKIDRGVNFAQVDLQEFEMEKANYKLITLGHINLQNRTNVWQTDDLKAEQYVTVNITLQPTLYHLRAGHQLGLIVYATDFEMTIRGNQGIVYTIDLAHSLLTLPAQNNTQSLR; encoded by the coding sequence ATGACGAAAATACATCAATTTGCTAAACAATCAGTGGATAAGTCAACAGAAATAGCCGAGTTATCGGCTGTTGGATTTTATGATGATAGCTGGCGAAAAGCGACACTATTGCGTCATTTACTCTACCATGCTTTGCCAGAATATCATAGTTTATCTTCTAAAAATATGTGGCTTGACGAACATCTTGCCACACCTAGCACGTCGATTTTAACATTCATAACAGATAAACAAGCACTGACTAAGACCATTTTTTATACGATAGCGTCACAATTGTTGGGTTATGATACAGAATTGACAGACAACGCCTATGATGGACAGCAAGTCTTTAAATCGGTTGGCTGGGAAACAACAGATGTTTCTGATATTTATCACGCATGGTATTTATTACTTAATACGCACACTAAAAATGGCCTACTTTTCATTGACGAACTAGCGAGCCATGGCTATTTCAAAACTACAAATCAACGGATTTATTTTAACGGCAAATCCATGGCGACATATGATACAACCCACTTGGTTCAGGAAACAGTTTGGGTCGAAACGTCTGTGGATTCAGATTTAGATGGTCAACTTGATTTAATTCAAGTTGATATTCAGCGACCTGATACAACTGAAAAATTACCTGCATTATTTACAGCGTCACCCTATTATCAAGGGATGATGCTAAAAGAAAATGATGCTAAGGTTCATCATGTGAATGTGCCTTTAGTACGTAAAGTGCCAAAGCAGGTGGCACGTGATGTTGTGACTTACCAAGTGGATGAAACGGTTAATCGGCCCTTTGCTAGGGAAATAAGAGGCGTGGCATCAGCGGCCACCAAAACGTTTACCACCTTATCAGGCCATGCATGGGATTTGAACAATTATTTTCTCTCACGTGGTTTTGCAGTTGCCTACGCCTCAGGTATAGGGACTAGGCACTCGGATGGTATGCAAGACACAGGATCACCTGACCAAGTTGAATCGATGAAAAATGTTGTCGAATGGTTAGCTGGAAATCGTGTAGCCTTTACGGATAGAACAAGTCAAATTGCAATTAAAGCTGATTGGTCTAATCATAAGATTGCAATGACTGGCCGTTCTTATTTAGGTACGTTGGCGACAGCAGTCGCTGCAACAGGTGTAGCAGGGTTGGAAACGGTCATTGCCGAAGCGTCGATCTCTGATTGGTATCAATATTATCGCGATAACGGGTTGGTTATTGCACCAGGTGGTTTTCCTGGCGAAGATATGGATGTTTTAGCAGAATTGGTTTACAGCCGAATGAAAGATCCTGCTGACTGGACACGTACTCAAAAGCAATGGCAACAGTTTCAAACAAAAACTAAAAATTTACAAGACCGTGAAAACGGCAACTATAATATTTTTTGGGATGCACGTAATTATTTGAATCGTAGTCATCATATTAAAACAGACATCGTGTTGGTTCACGGATTAAATGACTGGAATGTGAAACCGCGTCAAGTTTATCGTCTCTGGCAGGCGTTAAGGGGTAATGGGTACAACAATAAATTAATTTTGCACCAGGGACAACACATTAATATTAATAATAATCGATCATTAGATTTTGCTGATCAGATGAACTTGTGGTTGGTTACCAAATTATTAGGGCAGCCTTCTCAAGTATCAACACAATTACCCAATGTTATTTGGCAAGACAATACACAAAGTCAGTCCTGGCATGGATTCAATGAGTGGGGAACAACCATCAACACACGCACTTATCATTTGGCAGCTGGACAACTCGTTAAGCACGCAACCAACGGCGAGGTGTCTTTTACAGATCAGTTAAGTCATGAGTTGTTCGAGCAATCAGCAAAGTATTTCAGTCGATGGCGTGATAAAACATTACGTCAATCATCTGATTTATCAAAAACACAACAACACTTTAAAACACCTAAATTAGTTGATGATCAGTTTATTGATGGTGAAGTAACTTTGACGTTGCGTGTTAAGTCATCACAGAATATTGGGCTAATCAGTGCCATGTTGCTTGATTATGGTGCGGACGATTATCTGAAGTCACAGCCAACTAATCAAGGCGTTAAAATTGATCGGGGTGTTAATTTTGCCCAAGTCGATCTACAAGAATTTGAAATGGAAAAAGCCAATTATAAATTGATTACCCTGGGTCATATTAATTTGCAGAACCGAACGAATGTTTGGCAAACTGATGACTTAAAGGCAGAACAATATGTCACCGTCAATATCACTTTGCAGCCAACATTATACCACTTACGTGCAGGGCATCAATTGGGGTTGATTGTCTATGCAACTGATTTTGAAATGACGATTCGTGGTAACCAGGGCATTGTTTATACCATTGATTTGGCGCACAGTTTGTTAACTTTGCCTGCACAAAATAACACGCAATCATTAAGATGA
- a CDS encoding MFS transporter produces the protein MTMSPLDNTAGKAVSSNFTKEQKVVLGSTTLGFTLDHMDATFLSFALAPMIAELHITGAQGGVIAAMSNWGALLGSVLFGILADRIGRVRVLSYTVMLVTFATVILAFLDNAHTIYASRFLLGMGTGGEYGVSMALIAESFKANRIGRISSITAIGGQVGAILAAILATLIMPTFGWRGLFMIGFLPLIVVYIVRRHLKETPAFEQLQADYKSGRKKFSFKFIANTPKRAYTSLVLIIMLTIQTAGYYGLMNWLPTIMRKQLGITATVTAGYVNLGMIPIIIGMAVGMMTFGTILDRIGPRQAFTIFLIASAIMIYAFTFAYNMWTLTILGAIVGFFSNGMYGGFGAIISRLYPAEIRATAANTLMGSGRALGAFSSVVIGWIMDNYSVGAVMMSLAAMYVISLVFMLTIPDFKKLGANQYYQGKN, from the coding sequence ATGACGATGAGTCCGTTAGATAATACAGCAGGAAAAGCAGTGTCCAGTAACTTTACTAAAGAACAAAAGGTGGTGTTGGGATCTACAACACTAGGCTTTACTTTAGATCACATGGACGCGACATTTTTATCTTTTGCGCTAGCACCAATGATTGCAGAATTACACATTACTGGGGCGCAAGGTGGTGTGATTGCAGCGATGTCTAACTGGGGGGCACTACTTGGTAGTGTCTTGTTTGGGATATTAGCCGATCGTATTGGTCGTGTACGTGTTTTGTCATATACGGTGATGTTGGTGACGTTTGCGACTGTTATTTTAGCCTTCTTAGATAATGCACATACGATCTATGCCTCACGATTTTTGCTTGGTATGGGTACTGGTGGCGAATACGGCGTCAGTATGGCGCTGATTGCTGAAAGTTTTAAAGCCAATCGTATTGGCAGAATCAGTTCAATTACAGCAATTGGTGGTCAAGTTGGTGCTATTCTAGCAGCAATTTTGGCCACGCTCATTATGCCAACCTTTGGTTGGCGTGGTTTGTTTATGATTGGTTTCTTACCATTGATCGTTGTGTACATTGTTCGTCGACATCTAAAAGAAACACCAGCATTTGAACAACTACAGGCAGATTATAAATCAGGGCGCAAGAAGTTCAGCTTTAAATTTATAGCCAATACACCAAAACGTGCGTATACATCACTTGTCTTAATCATTATGTTAACTATTCAAACTGCGGGTTATTATGGCTTAATGAACTGGTTACCAACGATTATGCGAAAGCAATTGGGGATCACGGCAACTGTGACAGCGGGCTATGTCAACCTAGGTATGATTCCAATTATTATAGGTATGGCTGTGGGTATGATGACATTTGGCACGATTTTAGACAGAATCGGTCCAAGACAAGCGTTTACAATCTTTTTAATCGCTTCTGCCATCATGATTTATGCCTTTACGTTTGCATATAACATGTGGACACTAACCATATTAGGTGCAATTGTTGGTTTCTTTTCTAACGGTATGTATGGTGGTTTTGGTGCCATTATTAGCCGTCTGTATCCGGCTGAGATCAGAGCAACAGCTGCTAACACGCTCATGGGCTCTGGACGAGCTCTAGGTGCCTTTTCGTCTGTTGTTATTGGCTGGATTATGGATAACTATAGTGTTGGTGCAGTGATGATGAGTTTAGCAGCAATGTATGTGATTAGTTTAGTATTCATGCTAACAATTCCAGATTTTAAAAAGCTGGGTGCTAACCAATATTATCAAGGAAAAAATTAA
- a CDS encoding tyrosine-type recombinase/integrase translates to MTQELLLQDYFKQWVELYKRDAVRKVTYDKYQLTHRHIKRLAAELKLSDLTRLTYQQLLNDYAENHERQTVLDFHRHVRGAIIDAVEEQLIDRDPTRKAILKGTKHRKHKTKYLNQFELRALLNELTLNDGVTWDYFILLIAKTGLRFSEALGLTPNDFDFSRQNLNVSKTWDYKSVVGDFAPTKNMSSVRKIQLDWQTVIQFSQLAKNLPDDKPIFAGDKRIFNDTVNHFLERKCKQANISVISIHSLRHTHASLLLYANVSIASVARRLGHSNMTTTQSTYLHIIQELENQDNDKVMKHLAALV, encoded by the coding sequence ATGACACAAGAACTATTATTACAGGATTATTTTAAGCAGTGGGTGGAGTTATATAAGCGTGATGCCGTGCGTAAAGTCACGTATGATAAATACCAGTTAACGCATAGGCATATCAAAAGATTGGCAGCTGAACTGAAATTATCTGATCTAACGCGTCTGACGTATCAGCAATTGCTTAATGATTATGCGGAAAATCATGAACGCCAGACAGTACTTGATTTCCACCGTCATGTCCGTGGTGCGATTATTGACGCAGTAGAAGAACAATTAATTGATCGTGACCCAACTCGAAAAGCGATTCTAAAGGGGACAAAGCATCGTAAACACAAAACAAAATATTTAAATCAATTTGAACTACGTGCTTTGTTAAATGAATTAACCTTGAATGATGGCGTAACATGGGATTATTTTATATTACTGATTGCTAAAACGGGTTTGAGATTTTCGGAGGCGTTAGGTTTAACGCCCAATGATTTTGATTTTTCCAGACAAAATCTTAATGTCTCGAAAACATGGGATTATAAAAGTGTTGTTGGTGATTTTGCGCCGACAAAAAACATGTCTTCAGTGCGCAAAATACAATTAGATTGGCAGACAGTGATTCAATTTTCACAACTGGCTAAAAACTTACCCGATGATAAGCCAATATTTGCTGGAGATAAACGTATTTTTAATGATACAGTAAATCATTTCTTAGAACGAAAGTGTAAGCAAGCTAATATTTCGGTTATTTCGATTCATAGTTTACGCCATACACACGCCTCATTACTACTTTATGCTAACGTGAGTATCGCATCAGTTGCTAGAAGGTTGGGACATTCAAACATGACCACAACACAATCAACATATTTGCATATTATTCAAGAATTAGAAAATCAAGATAATGATAAAGTGATGAAGCATTTAGCTGCTTTAGTTTGA
- a CDS encoding restriction endonuclease subunit S, with product MDTDAWVKRYFLDNIINIVDFRGRTPKKIGMTWNSEGYLALSALNVKNGYIDPTADAHYGDSKLYDKWMTGKELYQGQVLFTTEAPMGNVAQVPDDKKYILSQRVIAFNTLPDKITDDFLAILLSTPLTFTKLHSLASGGTAKGVSQKSLSQLRVSISTYLNEQTKIGAFFKTLDQQITVNEETKKCRCSSCIFIHDY from the coding sequence TTGGATACTGACGCTTGGGTAAAGCGTTATTTTTTAGATAATATTATAAATATAGTCGATTTCCGTGGGCGTACACCAAAAAAAATTGGAATGACTTGGAACAGCGAAGGATATTTAGCCCTCTCCGCATTAAATGTTAAAAATGGTTATATTGATCCGACCGCTGATGCACACTATGGTGATTCAAAACTCTATGATAAGTGGATGACTGGTAAAGAATTATATCAGGGACAAGTCTTGTTCACCACTGAAGCTCCAATGGGTAATGTAGCGCAAGTTCCTGATGATAAAAAGTATATTCTTAGTCAGCGTGTAATCGCTTTTAATACTCTACCTGATAAAATAACAGATGATTTTTTAGCAATTCTCTTGAGTACACCTCTGACCTTTACGAAATTGCATTCTCTTGCAAGTGGTGGTACTGCTAAAGGGGTAAGTCAAAAATCTTTGTCTCAATTAAGAGTTTCAATATCAACTTACCTAAATGAACAAACCAAAATAGGAGCCTTCTTCAAAACCCTCGATCAACAGATTACTGTTAATGAGGAAACGAAAAAATGCAGGTGCTCATCCTGCATTTTTATACACGACTATTAA
- a CDS encoding type I restriction-modification system subunit M, with translation MTENTSKTLEQALWNSANVLRGKMDASEYKNYLLGLIFYRFLSHKTMAAVIDATGEIGDPIAIYKQYWQDQRDDIIAELYTANGFIIQPDELFDSLVTRIQNHQFQVSDLKTALFNLEQSVKGHKSEDDFEGLFSDIDLDSNRLGKNPSQVMNDTITALKDIDFDSDRDVLGDAYEYLISEFAMSAGKKAGEFYTPRTVSEIIARIVAKGHEDGDNQIRSVYDPAMGSGSLLLTVAGQVTGNKTIAYHGQELNTTTFNLARMNLMLHGVSFEDIHVRNGDTLDNDWPAQEPYQFDAVVMNPPYSAHWNNDESRLSEPRFRDYGKLAPKSKADYAFLLHGLYHLKPSGTMGIVLPHGVLFRGAAEGKIRQQLIDSNMIDAVIGLPANIFYSTSIPTVILILKKNKATKDVLFIDAINQFTKGKNQNVLSEENIDKIVSTYDKRQDVEKYAHVALIDEIKENDYNLNIPRYVDTFEEEEPIDLEAVRQQLKQDDIEIQKLEKEIEETLKELGVKIE, from the coding sequence ATGACAGAAAATACTTCCAAAACACTCGAACAGGCCCTTTGGAATTCAGCCAATGTTTTACGTGGCAAAATGGATGCAAGTGAATATAAAAATTACCTTTTAGGATTGATTTTTTACCGATTTCTAAGTCATAAAACAATGGCAGCAGTGATCGATGCAACAGGCGAGATAGGCGATCCTATCGCTATTTATAAGCAATATTGGCAAGATCAGCGCGATGATATTATTGCTGAACTTTACACAGCCAATGGCTTTATTATTCAACCCGATGAACTATTTGATAGCTTGGTAACACGTATTCAAAATCACCAGTTTCAAGTTTCTGATTTAAAGACTGCTTTATTTAACTTAGAACAATCTGTTAAAGGACATAAATCTGAAGATGATTTTGAAGGGCTGTTTTCAGATATTGATTTAGATTCTAATCGATTAGGCAAAAATCCTAGTCAGGTTATGAATGATACAATTACTGCGTTGAAAGATATTGATTTTGATTCAGATCGTGATGTACTTGGGGATGCGTATGAATACTTGATTTCAGAGTTTGCTATGAGCGCTGGTAAAAAGGCTGGTGAGTTCTACACGCCACGCACAGTAAGTGAAATCATAGCACGTATTGTAGCCAAGGGCCATGAGGACGGCGATAATCAGATTAGAAGTGTCTATGATCCAGCAATGGGATCAGGGTCGTTACTCTTGACTGTTGCAGGTCAGGTAACTGGAAACAAAACAATTGCTTATCATGGACAAGAGTTGAATACCACAACATTTAACTTGGCACGTATGAATTTGATGTTGCATGGTGTGAGTTTTGAAGATATTCATGTACGTAATGGCGATACATTGGATAACGATTGGCCAGCGCAAGAGCCATATCAATTTGACGCTGTTGTGATGAACCCACCGTACTCAGCACATTGGAATAACGACGAGTCACGTCTCAGTGAACCACGTTTCCGTGATTATGGTAAGCTAGCACCAAAATCAAAGGCTGATTATGCCTTCTTGTTACATGGTCTGTATCATCTCAAACCTTCAGGGACTATGGGAATTGTTTTACCACATGGGGTCTTATTCCGAGGTGCTGCGGAAGGCAAAATTCGTCAGCAGCTAATCGATTCAAACATGATTGATGCGGTGATTGGCTTACCAGCTAATATTTTTTATTCGACATCAATACCAACAGTTATTTTAATTTTGAAAAAAAATAAGGCAACAAAAGATGTGTTGTTTATTGATGCAATTAATCAATTTACTAAGGGTAAAAATCAAAATGTCTTATCAGAAGAGAATATTGACAAGATTGTTTCAACTTATGACAAGCGACAAGACGTTGAAAAATATGCGCATGTGGCTTTAATTGATGAAATCAAAGAAAATGATTATAATCTCAATATTCCACGTTATGTCGATACTTTTGAAGAAGAAGAGCCAATTGATTTAGAAGCTGTTCGTCAGCAATTGAAACAAGATGACATCGAAATCCAGAAATTAGAGAAGGAAATAGAAGAAACACTCAAGGAATTAGGCGTTAAAATTGAGTGA